In Cololabis saira isolate AMF1-May2022 chromosome 10, fColSai1.1, whole genome shotgun sequence, a single window of DNA contains:
- the LOC133451853 gene encoding tripartite motif-containing protein 16-like, translating into MFEEVKLSQSQLSRGEMAQKGAQLDQETFSCSICLEVLKDPVTIPCGHSYCMNCIKTYWDEGEKKLPSCPQCRETFTQRPALVKNTMFAALLEQIKKTGLQAAPADHCYAGPEDVACDFCSGRKLKAIKSCLFCLASYCEKHLQPHHDVAPLKKHKLVDPSKNLQDNICPRHDEVMKIFCRTDQKCICYLCSLDEHKGHDTVTAAAERTERQREMEVSRQQIQQEIQDREKDVKLLQQEVEAVNQSADKTVEDSEEIFTELISLLQKRSSDVKQQIRSQQETEVRRVRELEEKLQQEITDLKRRDAEMKQLRDTEDHNQFLHNYPSLSPLSESTHSSSISIRPLRYFQDVTAAVSEVRGRLQDILRDTWTNISLAITDVDVLLSRPEPEPTSRAGFLKYSCEITLDPNTVHTLLLLSEENRQVTFMNKRQSYSRHPDRFSDVPQVLSRESLTGRHYWEVEKKADVVCVAVSYKNISRSRLLESVFGYNDKSWSLGCYSDSCEFCHNNIQTFISGPQTSRIGVYLDHRAGVLSFYSVSETMTLLHKVRTIFTQPLYAGVLVGNTVGDSAEFCKLK; encoded by the coding sequence ATGTTTGAGGAAGTGAAGCTGTCTCAGTCTCAGTTATCGAGAGGAGAAATGGCGCAGAAAGGAGCtcagctggaccaggaaaccttttcttgttcgatctgtttggaggttttaaaggatccggtgactattccctgtggacacagttactgtatgaactgtattaaaacctactgggatgaaggagagaagaaactcCCCAGCTGTCCTCAGTGTAGAGAGACATTTACACAGAGGCCTGCGCTGGTGAAAAACACCATGTTTGCTGCTTTATTGGAGCAGATTAAGAAGACTGGACtccaagctgctcctgctgatcactgctatgctggacctgaAGATGTGGCCTGTGATTTCTGCTCTGGAAGAAAACTGAAAGCCATCAAGTCCTGTTTATTCTGTCTGGCCTCTTACTGCGAGAAACACCTTCAACCTCATCATGATGTGGCTCCATTAAAGAAACACAAGCTGGTGGATCCCtccaagaacctgcaggacaacatctgcccccgtcatgatgaggtgatgaagatattctgtcgtactgatcagaagtgtatctgttatctctgctctctggatgaacataaaggccacgacacagtcacagctgcagcagaaaggactgagaggcagagagagatggaggtgagtcgacaacaaatccagcaggagatccaggacagagagaaagatgtgaagctgcttcagcaggaggtggaggccgtcaatcagtctgctgataaaacagtggaggacagtgaggagatcttcactgagctgatctctctcctccagaaaagaagctctgatgtgaagcagcagatcagatcccagcaggaaactgaagtgaggagagtcagagagctggaggagaagctgcagcaggagatcactgacctgaagaggagagacgctgagatgaagcagctaAGAGACACTGAGGATCACAACCAGTTTCTCCACAACTACCCCTCACTGTCACCACTCAGTGagtccacacactcctccagcatcagcatccgtcctctcaggtactttcaggatgtgacagcagctgtgtcagaggtcagaggtcgactacaggacatcctgagagacacGTGGACAAACATCTCCTTGGCCATCACTGatgtggatgttttactgtcacgaccagaaccagaaccaacgagcagagctggattcttgaaatattcatgtgaaatcactctggatccaaacacagtacacacactgctgttactgtcagaggagaacagaCAGGTGACTTTTATGAACAAACGTCAGTCTTATTCTCgtcatccagacagattcagtGATGTTCCTCAGGTCCTgagtagagagagtctgactggacgtcattactgggaggtggagaaaAAAGCAGATGTAGTTTGtgtagcagtttcatacaagaatatcagcagatcaAGGTTGTTGGAAAGTGTATTTGGATATAATGACAAATCTTGGTCACTAGGTTGTTACTCAGACAGTTGTGAATTTTGTCATAACAACATCCAAACCTTTATCTCAGGTCCTCAGACCTCCAGAATAGGAGTTTAcctggatcacagagcaggtgttctgtccttctacagcgtctctgaaaccatgaccctcctccacaaAGTCCGGACCATCTTCACTCAGCCGCTCTACGCTGGAGTTTTGGTTGGTAACACTGTTGGAGACTCAgctgagttctgtaaactcAAATAG